From Erwinia sp. HDF1-3R, one genomic window encodes:
- the bioH gene encoding pimeloyl-ACP methyl ester esterase BioH — translation MTQLYWQTIGDGDRDLVMLHGWGLNAGVWQHLIARLSPHFRLHLVDLPGYGRSQAFPPMHVEEMVETLLPQAPARAIWLGWSLGGLVASKMALLHPGRVAGLVSVASSPCFTAEEEWPGIRPETLSGFQHQLSENFQRTVERFLALQTLGTESARQDARLLKSVVLALPSPSVEVLNGGLETLRTLDLRQEMLTLSVPLLRIYGALDGLVPRRIAPVLDKAWPGSRSVIIEKAAHAPFISHPDVFCDRLKEFALEIPH, via the coding sequence ATGACTCAGCTTTACTGGCAGACTATCGGCGACGGCGATCGCGATCTTGTGATGCTGCACGGGTGGGGGCTGAATGCGGGCGTATGGCAGCATCTCATTGCGCGGCTCAGCCCTCATTTTCGTCTGCATCTGGTCGATCTGCCGGGCTACGGTCGCAGCCAGGCCTTTCCGCCGATGCACGTTGAGGAGATGGTTGAAACTCTGTTGCCGCAGGCTCCTGCGCGGGCGATATGGCTGGGCTGGTCACTGGGTGGCCTGGTCGCCAGCAAAATGGCGCTGCTGCACCCCGGGCGCGTAGCCGGACTGGTTAGCGTGGCGTCATCACCCTGTTTCACCGCCGAAGAGGAGTGGCCTGGCATCAGGCCTGAAACGCTAAGCGGCTTTCAGCACCAGCTTAGCGAAAATTTTCAGCGCACCGTTGAGCGGTTTCTTGCCCTGCAAACGCTGGGTACGGAATCGGCCCGTCAGGATGCGCGCCTGTTAAAGAGCGTGGTACTGGCCCTGCCATCCCCGTCGGTTGAAGTATTGAATGGCGGGCTGGAAACGCTGCGCACCCTCGATCTGCGCCAGGAAATGTTGACGCTCAGCGTGCCGCTGCTGCGTATTTATGGCGCCCTTGATGGCCTGGTCCCGCGCCGGATAGCGCCAGTGCTGGATAAAGCATGGCCCGGCAGCCGGTCGGTTATTATTGAAAAAGCGGCACACGCGCCCTTTATTTCCCACCCGGACGTTTTTTGCGATCGACTTAAGGAATTCGCCCTTGAAATCCCCCATTAA
- a CDS encoding S-type pyocin domain-containing protein has product MSKKEGNPRSRDITPIYLGDGKFQFKGPQKACYLTLMNGGSWAWVMDRGDGGIAFCMPLSDREIKLALAMLGVSESPRYTPETVKAAEASLTAAGALALARAPGTVQLAITGEGVMGAASSLLAALGRAASAVAAGAAGGIAIAAIFHSPEVGAGSDRVPGRDVAAMFAMPASTLLPNRKGLEPGVRTADLAVRASLVMSNGELALKLLKTGEGGLPSAVPVLTAVRDAATGLDIITLPAVAGQPPRTILINPAPGPSSPSNTGNSAPSVPVTPVHTGTVIKPVGTIQITTTPVADPGGMQDFVYWQPDASGSGVQPVYVVLTDPLDSGRYTRRQLDKKYKHAGKFGITDSRKNSTTLTQFRDAIEAHLKDKDTIERGTYRREKGSRVYFNPGTMNVVVLKINGDFLSGWKIDPTIDNGRIYLETEVL; this is encoded by the coding sequence ATGAGTAAAAAGGAAGGAAACCCGCGCTCGCGGGACATTACCCCCATTTATCTGGGCGACGGAAAGTTTCAGTTTAAGGGCCCCCAGAAAGCCTGCTATTTGACATTAATGAATGGCGGAAGCTGGGCATGGGTTATGGACAGAGGTGACGGGGGCATTGCGTTTTGCATGCCTTTGTCAGACAGGGAAATTAAGCTCGCCCTGGCCATGCTGGGCGTTTCAGAGTCCCCCCGGTATACCCCGGAAACGGTTAAAGCGGCCGAAGCGTCTCTGACTGCTGCTGGCGCGCTGGCGCTGGCGCGAGCCCCGGGCACGGTACAGCTGGCAATCACCGGAGAAGGGGTGATGGGTGCTGCCAGCTCCTTGCTGGCCGCGTTAGGCCGGGCCGCCTCGGCTGTGGCCGCAGGCGCGGCAGGCGGCATTGCGATTGCCGCCATTTTCCATTCTCCGGAGGTGGGGGCTGGCAGCGACAGAGTGCCGGGGCGTGATGTCGCTGCGATGTTCGCAATGCCTGCCAGCACTCTGTTACCTAACAGGAAAGGGCTGGAGCCGGGCGTACGGACGGCAGACCTGGCGGTACGCGCTTCGCTGGTGATGAGCAACGGTGAGCTGGCGTTAAAACTGCTGAAAACCGGAGAGGGTGGATTACCGTCGGCGGTACCGGTCCTGACGGCGGTGCGGGATGCAGCGACAGGGCTGGATATCATCACGCTGCCTGCGGTAGCGGGCCAGCCACCGCGGACCATTTTGATCAACCCGGCTCCCGGGCCATCTTCGCCGTCAAATACCGGTAATTCGGCTCCGTCAGTCCCGGTAACGCCGGTGCATACCGGGACAGTGATAAAACCGGTTGGGACGATTCAGATCACCACCACGCCAGTGGCCGATCCGGGCGGGATGCAGGATTTTGTTTACTGGCAGCCGGACGCCAGCGGCAGCGGCGTGCAGCCGGTGTATGTGGTACTGACGGACCCTCTGGATTCAGGGCGTTACACCCGCAGGCAGCTTGACAAGAAATATAAGCATGCCGGGAAGTTTGGAATTACCGACTCGCGAAAAAATAGCACCACGCTGACGCAGTTTCGCGATGCAATAGAGGCGCACCTGAAGGATAAGGACACCATTGAGCGGGGGACATACCGACGGGAGAAAGGCTCCCGGGTATATTTTAACCCCGGAACGATGAATGTTGTCGTCCTTAAAATCAATGGTGATTTCCTGAGTGGCTGGAAAATTGATCCGACAATTGACAACGGCAGGATCTATTTAGAAACGGAGGTTTTATGA
- a CDS encoding bacteriocin immunity protein, protein MEKKTISDYTDAEFLYFVRKICNADYETEAEHTKAVLEFERLTEHPHRNGLIYHPMDDQDDSPEGIVKEVREWRAKNGKPGFKQG, encoded by the coding sequence ATGGAAAAGAAAACGATTTCTGATTATACCGATGCCGAGTTTTTATATTTTGTCAGAAAAATTTGTAATGCAGACTATGAAACAGAGGCTGAGCATACAAAGGCTGTTCTTGAATTCGAACGTTTGACCGAACATCCTCATCGCAATGGTCTTATTTATCATCCCATGGACGATCAGGATGACAGCCCTGAAGGTATTGTAAAAGAGGTCAGGGAATGGCGGGCTAAAAATGGTAAGCCTGGATTTAAACAAGGTTAA
- a CDS encoding S-type pyocin domain-containing protein gives MSKKEGNPRSRDITPIYLGDGKFQFKGPQKACYLTLMNGGSWAWVMDRGDGGIAFCMPLSDREIKLALAMLGVSESPRYTPETVKAAEASLTAAGALALARAPGAVQLAIAGEGVMGAASSLLAALGRAASAVAAGAAGGIAIAAIFHSPEVGAGSDRVPGRDVAAMFAMPASTLLPNRKGLEPGVRTADLAVRASLVMSNGELALKLLKTGEGGLPSAVPVLTAVRDAATGLDIITLPAVAGQPPRTILINPAPGPSSPSNTGNSAPSVPVTPVHTGTVIKPVGTIQITTTPVADPGGMQDFVYWQLDASGSGVQPVYVVLSNPRNRLGKVSGKGEPVGGDWLTNAGKDLGAPIPSQIADKLQGREFANFDAFREAFWKDVGRDPVLIKQFRENNKRNLMKGYSPFPIPSEQVGGRIRFELHHVKFIKDNGAIYDIDNIRVMTPKRHIEIHKEDN, from the coding sequence ATGAGTAAAAAGGAAGGAAACCCGCGCTCGCGGGACATTACCCCCATTTATCTGGGCGACGGAAAGTTTCAGTTTAAGGGCCCCCAGAAAGCCTGCTATTTGACATTAATGAATGGCGGAAGCTGGGCATGGGTTATGGACAGAGGTGACGGGGGCATTGCGTTTTGCATGCCTTTGTCAGACAGGGAAATTAAGCTCGCCCTGGCCATGTTGGGCGTTTCAGAGTCCCCCCGGTATACCCCGGAAACGGTTAAAGCGGCCGAAGCGTCTCTGACTGCTGCTGGCGCGCTGGCGCTGGCGCGAGCCCCGGGCGCGGTACAGCTGGCAATCGCCGGAGAAGGGGTGATGGGTGCTGCCAGCTCCTTGCTGGCCGCGTTAGGCCGGGCCGCCTCGGCTGTGGCCGCAGGCGCGGCAGGCGGCATTGCGATTGCCGCCATTTTCCATTCTCCGGAGGTGGGGGCTGGCAGCGACAGAGTGCCGGGGCGTGATGTCGCTGCGATGTTCGCAATGCCTGCCAGCACTCTGTTACCTAACAGGAAAGGGCTGGAGCCGGGCGTACGGACGGCAGACCTGGCGGTACGCGCTTCGCTGGTGATGAGCAACGGTGAGCTGGCGTTAAAATTGCTGAAAACCGGAGAGGGTGGATTACCGTCGGCGGTACCGGTCCTGACGGCGGTGCGGGATGCAGCGACAGGGCTGGATATCATCACGCTGCCTGCGGTAGCAGGCCAGCCACCGCGGACCATTTTGATCAACCCGGCTCCCGGGCCATCTTCGCCGTCAAATACCGGTAATTCGGCTCCGTCAGTCCCGGTAACGCCGGTGCATACCGGGACAGTGATAAAACCGGTTGGGACGATTCAGATCACCACCACGCCAGTGGCCGATCCGGGCGGGATGCAGGATTTTGTTTACTGGCAGCTGGACGCCAGCGGCAGCGGCGTGCAGCCGGTGTATGTGGTACTTAGCAATCCCCGAAATAGATTGGGTAAGGTCAGTGGTAAAGGTGAACCGGTTGGCGGAGACTGGCTTACTAATGCTGGTAAAGATCTTGGTGCTCCTATCCCGAGCCAGATCGCGGACAAATTACAAGGAAGGGAATTTGCGAATTTTGATGCGTTTCGTGAGGCTTTTTGGAAGGATGTGGGCAGAGATCCTGTATTGATTAAACAGTTCAGGGAAAATAATAAACGAAACTTAATGAAAGGTTACTCTCCTTTCCCTATTCCATCTGAACAAGTCGGGGGACGAATTCGATTCGAGTTACACCATGTCAAATTTATTAAGGATAACGGTGCAATATATGACATAGATAATATTCGAGTGATGACCCCTAAACGTCATATTGAAATCCATAAAGAGGATAATTGA
- a CDS encoding Tex family protein — MMKESLSRIIANELQARTEQVDAAVRLLDEGNTVPFIARYRKEVTGGLDDTQLRQLETRLGYLRELSERRQAILKSIGDQGKLTDELANAISNTLSKTELEDLYLPYKPKRRTRGMIAIEAGLEPLAETLWQDPSHLPETLAARFVDADKGVADTKAALDGARYILMERFAEDATLLAQVRAWLWKNAHLVSRVTEGKEEEGAKFRDYFDHHEALASVPSHRALAMFRGRNEGILQLSLNPDPQFDEPPRESHGEQIIIDHLGLRLNNAPADAWRKAVVSWTWRIKVLLHLETELMGTVRERAEDEAINVFARNMHDLLMAAPAGMRATMGLDPGLRTGVKVAVVDATGKVVATDTIYPHTGQAAKAAAAVAALCTRHQVELVAIGNGTASRETERFFIDVQKQFPQVQAQKVIVSEAGASVYSASELAALEFPDLDVSIRGAVSIARRLQDPLAELVKIDPKSIGVGQYQHDVSQSQLAKKLDAVVEDCVNGVGVDLNTASVPLLTRVAGLSKMMAQNIVSWRDENGRFQDRQQLLKVSRLGPKAFEQCAGFLRISQGKNPLDASTVHPEAYPVVQRILAATEQSLDVLMGNPTALRTLRAVDFTDERFGVPTVSDIIRELEKPGRDPRPEFKTAQFAEGVDTMNDLQPGMVLEGAVTNVTNFGAFVDIGVHQDGLVHISSLSDKFVDDPHKVVKAGDIVKVKVMEVDLQRKRIALTMRLDEQPGEAASPRRSPASNNRDAGRPAAKSRPRPAQPAGNSAMGDALAAAFGKK; from the coding sequence ATGATGAAAGAATCACTGAGCCGCATAATTGCAAATGAACTCCAGGCACGGACAGAGCAGGTTGATGCCGCTGTTCGTCTGCTGGATGAAGGGAACACCGTGCCGTTTATCGCACGCTATCGTAAGGAGGTGACCGGTGGCCTGGATGATACCCAGCTACGCCAGCTGGAAACCCGGCTGGGCTATCTGCGCGAGCTGTCCGAGCGCCGCCAGGCGATTCTCAAATCCATCGGCGACCAGGGCAAGCTTACCGACGAGCTTGCTAACGCCATCAGCAACACCCTGAGCAAAACCGAACTCGAAGACCTCTACCTGCCCTATAAGCCAAAGCGCCGTACGCGTGGAATGATCGCCATTGAGGCCGGTCTGGAACCGCTGGCCGAGACGCTGTGGCAGGATCCATCTCACCTCCCGGAGACGCTGGCCGCCCGCTTCGTAGATGCCGATAAGGGCGTTGCCGATACCAAAGCCGCGCTGGACGGCGCCCGCTACATTCTGATGGAGCGCTTTGCAGAAGACGCCACGCTGCTGGCTCAGGTACGTGCCTGGCTGTGGAAGAACGCCCACCTAGTCTCGCGCGTGACGGAAGGCAAAGAGGAAGAGGGCGCGAAGTTCCGCGACTACTTTGATCACCATGAAGCGCTGGCATCCGTGCCGTCCCATCGTGCGCTGGCGATGTTTCGCGGCCGCAATGAAGGCATATTGCAGCTATCGCTTAATCCGGACCCACAGTTTGACGAGCCGCCGCGCGAAAGCCACGGCGAGCAGATTATTATCGACCACCTTGGCCTGCGGCTGAATAACGCCCCAGCGGACGCCTGGCGTAAGGCCGTGGTCAGCTGGACGTGGCGTATTAAGGTGCTTCTGCACCTGGAAACCGAGCTGATGGGTACGGTACGCGAGCGCGCTGAAGATGAGGCAATCAACGTTTTTGCCCGCAATATGCACGACCTGCTTATGGCGGCACCCGCCGGGATGCGGGCGACCATGGGCCTGGATCCTGGACTGCGTACCGGCGTAAAAGTTGCGGTCGTTGACGCCACCGGCAAGGTGGTTGCCACCGACACCATTTACCCGCATACCGGGCAGGCGGCGAAAGCGGCCGCCGCGGTGGCCGCACTCTGCACCCGACATCAGGTGGAGCTGGTGGCGATCGGCAACGGCACCGCCTCACGTGAAACCGAACGCTTCTTTATCGACGTCCAGAAGCAATTCCCCCAGGTACAGGCGCAGAAGGTGATCGTCAGCGAAGCGGGCGCATCTGTCTATTCCGCCTCCGAGCTGGCTGCGCTGGAGTTCCCGGATCTGGACGTCTCGATCCGCGGGGCCGTCTCCATCGCGCGCCGCCTGCAGGATCCTCTCGCTGAACTGGTGAAGATCGACCCGAAATCGATCGGCGTGGGCCAATATCAACACGACGTCAGCCAGAGCCAGCTGGCGAAAAAGCTGGATGCGGTCGTGGAAGACTGCGTAAACGGCGTCGGCGTGGATCTGAATACCGCCTCGGTGCCGCTACTGACCCGCGTGGCCGGGCTGAGCAAAATGATGGCACAGAATATCGTCAGCTGGCGTGATGAGAATGGTCGCTTTCAGGACCGCCAGCAGCTGCTGAAGGTGAGCCGTCTGGGGCCAAAAGCCTTTGAACAGTGCGCTGGCTTTCTGCGCATCAGCCAGGGTAAAAACCCGCTGGATGCCTCAACGGTTCACCCGGAGGCTTACCCGGTCGTGCAGCGCATCCTGGCCGCCACCGAACAGTCGCTGGATGTGCTGATGGGTAATCCGACGGCGCTGCGCACCCTGCGCGCGGTGGACTTTACCGATGAGCGGTTCGGCGTACCGACCGTCAGCGATATTATCCGGGAACTGGAAAAACCCGGCCGTGACCCGCGCCCGGAGTTTAAGACGGCGCAGTTCGCTGAGGGCGTTGATACCATGAACGACCTGCAGCCGGGTATGGTGCTGGAAGGGGCGGTTACCAACGTGACTAACTTCGGTGCCTTTGTCGATATCGGCGTTCATCAGGACGGGCTGGTACATATCTCCTCCCTCTCCGATAAGTTTGTCGACGATCCGCATAAGGTGGTGAAAGCGGGCGATATCGTTAAGGTCAAGGTGATGGAGGTTGACCTGCAGCGCAAGCGCATCGCGCTGACCATGCGTCTGGACGAACAGCCGGGTGAAGCCGCTTCACCGCGCCGCAGTCCGGCCAGCAACAACCGTGATGCAGGCCGTCCGGCGGCGAAATCCCGTCCGCGTCCGGCACAGCCTGCCGGCAATAGCGCTATGGGCGATGCGCTGGCGGCAGCGTTCGGCAAAAAATAA
- the feoA gene encoding ferrous iron transporter A has translation MPVVPLQHYKIVSFSPTINTAFRQKLLSHGLLPGATFQVKRVAPFGDPVQIETRRVSLMLRKKDLAFLRLESLN, from the coding sequence ATGCCTGTTGTACCCTTGCAGCACTACAAAATCGTTAGTTTCTCGCCCACCATCAATACCGCGTTTCGCCAGAAGCTGCTGTCACACGGCCTGCTGCCCGGCGCGACCTTCCAGGTAAAGCGCGTAGCGCCCTTTGGCGACCCGGTGCAAATCGAAACGCGCCGCGTCAGCCTGATGCTGCGTAAAAAAGATCTGGCGTTTCTTCGCCTTGAATCCCTGAACTGA
- a CDS encoding alpha-amylase family glycosyl hydrolase, giving the protein MEIINSLLDKIYDHTFPAACRERLTESIQHTRSAINHPRKAHWDEKDVVLITYADQFRESDAPTLQTFCRFYQRYLHASFNLVHLLPFFPWSSDDGFSVMDYHQVSPACGEWSDVAALHQRVRLMFDFVCNHMSAHSAWFKHYLAMDPGWDDFFISMPPATDLSSVTRPRTSPLLTPFTLADGSTRFIWTTFSADQIDLNFANPRVLVMMVEVLLDYLAKGADYVRLDAVGYMWKTPGTACIHLEKTHLLVKLFRAIAGEVAPGTVIVTETNVPHRDNISYFGNGQDEAQMVYQFSLPPLVLHAIHYGSSRALKQWASSLPAGDGRTTYFNFLASHDGIGLNPLRGLLPETEIVSLVRDLAMEGALISYKNNPDGTASPYEINVTYMDALNSKEESDDIRLQRFMLAHALLLAFPGVPAIYIQSILGSRNDMAGVKAAGHNRAVNREKYALHDIEAALANKQTLRHRVYYALSGLIQLRIRQPALHPDNPMTVLASDNALFIFRRQAVKGGEALLCVYNLSSREITLAPPESERYRDIYHNVIIESEAELTLAPWHWLWLESCPQRA; this is encoded by the coding sequence ATGGAAATTATCAACAGCCTGCTCGATAAAATCTATGACCATACCTTTCCCGCCGCCTGTCGGGAAAGGCTGACAGAAAGCATTCAACATACCCGCAGCGCCATCAACCACCCGCGCAAGGCCCACTGGGATGAAAAAGATGTGGTGCTGATAACCTATGCCGATCAGTTTCGTGAAAGTGATGCCCCCACTCTGCAAACCTTCTGCCGTTTTTATCAGCGCTATCTTCACGCCAGCTTTAACCTGGTTCACCTGCTGCCTTTTTTTCCCTGGTCGTCCGACGATGGTTTTTCGGTAATGGATTACCATCAGGTCAGCCCGGCCTGTGGCGAATGGTCCGATGTCGCCGCGCTGCATCAGCGCGTCCGGCTGATGTTTGATTTCGTCTGCAACCACATGTCAGCGCACAGCGCCTGGTTCAAACACTATCTGGCAATGGATCCCGGCTGGGATGATTTCTTTATCAGTATGCCCCCGGCGACCGATCTCAGCAGCGTCACCCGGCCAAGAACCTCCCCTCTGCTCACCCCTTTTACGCTGGCCGATGGCAGCACGCGGTTTATCTGGACGACTTTTAGCGCGGACCAGATTGACCTTAACTTCGCCAATCCCAGGGTGCTGGTGATGATGGTGGAGGTGCTGCTGGACTATCTGGCGAAGGGGGCAGACTATGTCCGGCTGGATGCAGTGGGCTATATGTGGAAAACCCCCGGTACCGCCTGCATTCATCTGGAAAAAACCCATCTGCTGGTTAAATTATTTCGCGCTATCGCCGGTGAGGTCGCACCCGGTACGGTGATTGTGACGGAAACCAATGTGCCGCACCGGGACAATATCAGCTATTTTGGCAACGGGCAGGACGAGGCGCAGATGGTGTATCAGTTTTCGCTGCCGCCGCTGGTACTGCATGCCATCCATTACGGTTCGTCCCGCGCGCTGAAGCAGTGGGCCAGCTCGCTGCCAGCGGGCGACGGCAGGACCACCTATTTCAATTTTTTGGCTTCCCATGATGGCATCGGTCTGAATCCACTGAGGGGGCTTTTACCTGAGACGGAAATAGTGTCGCTGGTGCGGGATCTGGCGATGGAAGGCGCGCTGATTTCTTATAAAAATAACCCTGACGGCACCGCCAGTCCCTATGAAATTAACGTCACCTATATGGACGCACTAAACAGCAAAGAGGAGAGTGACGATATTCGCCTGCAACGCTTTATGCTGGCGCATGCGCTACTGCTGGCTTTCCCTGGCGTTCCCGCGATATATATTCAGAGTATTCTCGGCTCGCGGAATGATATGGCGGGGGTTAAGGCGGCGGGGCATAACCGGGCGGTTAACCGCGAGAAATATGCGCTCCACGACATTGAAGCGGCGCTCGCCAATAAGCAAACGCTGCGCCATCGGGTTTATTACGCACTCAGCGGACTGATTCAGCTGCGGATCCGACAGCCTGCCTTGCACCCTGATAATCCAATGACGGTACTGGCGAGCGATAATGCCCTGTTTATTTTCCGCAGGCAGGCAGTTAAGGGGGGGGAGGCTTTGCTTTGTGTTTACAACCTCAGCAGTCGGGAAATAACCTTGGCACCGCCGGAGAGCGAACGCTACCGTGATATTTATCACAATGTCATTATAGAGAGCGAGGCGGAACTGACGCTGGCCCCATGGCACTGGCTGTGGCTGGAAAGCTGCCCACAACGGGCCTGA
- a CDS encoding DUF1471 domain-containing protein, whose protein sequence is MKMIKTVAIALVMGSVSFGAFAAKEVTKEEVKSMKLEKIGTVNTTAETTSPMDAKHALSKLADEKGGKYYLIIAGREHGKFSAVADVYK, encoded by the coding sequence ATGAAAATGATTAAAACTGTTGCGATTGCTTTAGTGATGGGTTCTGTTTCTTTCGGTGCCTTTGCGGCAAAAGAAGTCACCAAAGAAGAAGTGAAAAGCATGAAGCTGGAAAAAATTGGCACGGTCAATACGACGGCGGAAACGACGTCACCGATGGATGCCAAACATGCGTTATCCAAACTGGCTGATGAGAAAGGCGGTAAATACTATCTGATTATCGCCGGTCGTGAGCACGGTAAATTCAGCGCCGTTGCAGACGTTTATAAATAA
- the feoB gene encoding Fe(2+) transporter permease subunit FeoB: protein MKTYTIGLIGNPNAGKTTLFNQLTGARQRVGNWAGVTVERKEGTFTTAQHKVRLIDLPGTYSLTTLSEQASPDEQIACRYMLSGEADLVINVVDASNLERNLYLTLQLQELGVPCIVALNMLDIAENQHIAPDVAALEKQLGCPVIPMVSNRGTGIDRLKKAIDDARRSIGNVNIPYPADVEACVRQLCDAMPENLPPVQQRWLALQALEGDVYSLARVATPAGSPDALNLHDAPLKIVSARYQAIEAVYRTVTDTHLATPHRLSARLDSLVLNRWLGLPIFLLMMYLMFFLAINLGGALQPLFEIGSAAIFIHGIQWIGAVLHFPLPLTLFLAQGIGGGINTVMPLVPQIGLMYLFLSLMEDSGYMARAAFVMDRLMQAIGLPGKSFVPLIVGFGCNVPSVMGARTLDAPRERLLTILMAPFMSCGARLAIFAVFASAFFGQRGSLVVFSLYLLGIAVAILTGLLLKHTLLRGEATPFVMELPTWHVPHLKTLLLQTWQRLKSFVLRAGKVIVLVCVVIGGLNSFSFSGQPVSTINDSALASVSRHLTPLLSPMGIHDDNWQATVGLVTGAMAKEVVVGTLNTLYTAQALHEEPFDAASFSLTGELATAVEETWDGVKEAFSLSVLSNPVEASKGDGEMAGRAMGVMHSKFANDAAAYSYLIFVLLYVPCVSVMGAIARESSGRWMLFSIFWGLNLAWCLATLFYQVATFSEHPQYSTIVLLAVCAFNVVLWLVLRSITLPASPLAVRPVAEKGCPGCPRNGSCH, encoded by the coding sequence ATGAAAACGTATACCATCGGGCTGATTGGCAACCCTAACGCCGGTAAAACCACGCTGTTTAACCAGCTCACCGGCGCGCGGCAGCGGGTCGGGAACTGGGCTGGGGTAACGGTTGAACGCAAGGAAGGCACCTTTACCACCGCTCAGCACAAGGTGCGGCTGATTGACCTGCCCGGCACCTATTCCCTGACGACGTTATCGGAACAGGCCTCGCCTGACGAGCAGATCGCCTGCCGCTATATGCTGAGCGGCGAAGCTGACCTGGTCATCAACGTCGTGGATGCCAGCAATCTTGAGCGCAATCTGTACCTTACCCTCCAGCTTCAGGAACTGGGGGTGCCCTGCATCGTTGCCCTGAATATGCTGGATATTGCTGAAAATCAGCATATCGCGCCTGACGTTGCCGCGCTGGAAAAACAGCTCGGCTGCCCGGTCATCCCGATGGTGTCGAACCGGGGAACGGGCATCGACAGGCTGAAAAAAGCCATTGACGACGCTCGTCGCTCCATCGGTAACGTTAACATCCCCTACCCCGCTGATGTCGAGGCTTGCGTCCGGCAGCTGTGCGACGCCATGCCGGAAAACCTTCCCCCGGTACAGCAGCGCTGGCTGGCGCTCCAGGCACTGGAAGGGGATGTCTACAGCCTGGCCCGGGTGGCAACACCCGCAGGATCGCCTGATGCACTTAATCTGCACGATGCCCCGCTAAAGATTGTCTCTGCCCGCTATCAGGCCATTGAGGCCGTTTACCGCACCGTAACGGATACGCACCTTGCCACGCCGCATCGCCTCTCTGCCCGCCTCGACAGCCTGGTGCTTAATCGCTGGCTTGGACTGCCCATATTTCTGCTGATGATGTACCTGATGTTCTTTCTGGCCATTAATCTCGGCGGGGCGCTACAGCCGCTATTTGAGATTGGCTCGGCGGCGATTTTTATTCATGGCATACAGTGGATCGGCGCAGTGCTGCATTTCCCGCTGCCGCTGACGCTGTTCCTGGCACAGGGCATTGGCGGTGGCATCAATACCGTGATGCCGCTGGTGCCGCAAATCGGCCTGATGTACCTGTTCCTGTCCCTGATGGAAGATTCCGGCTATATGGCCAGAGCCGCTTTTGTCATGGATCGACTGATGCAGGCGATAGGATTACCGGGTAAATCCTTCGTGCCGCTGATTGTCGGTTTTGGCTGTAATGTCCCGTCGGTCATGGGCGCCCGTACGCTGGATGCCCCGCGTGAGCGCCTGCTGACCATCCTGATGGCGCCCTTTATGTCCTGCGGCGCGCGGCTGGCTATCTTCGCGGTATTCGCTTCCGCCTTTTTTGGTCAGCGGGGATCGCTGGTGGTTTTCAGCCTTTATCTGCTGGGCATTGCCGTGGCCATCCTCACCGGGCTGCTGTTAAAGCATACGCTTCTGCGCGGCGAGGCCACGCCCTTCGTAATGGAGCTGCCCACCTGGCACGTTCCGCACCTGAAAACCCTGCTATTACAAACCTGGCAGCGGCTGAAAAGCTTTGTGCTGCGGGCCGGGAAAGTGATTGTTCTGGTCTGCGTGGTGATAGGCGGCCTGAACAGCTTCTCGTTCAGCGGACAGCCGGTATCCACGATTAATGACTCCGCGCTGGCCAGCGTCAGCCGCCATCTGACGCCGCTGCTGTCACCGATGGGCATACATGATGATAACTGGCAGGCAACGGTTGGCCTGGTCACCGGCGCAATGGCAAAAGAGGTGGTAGTCGGCACGCTGAATACGCTCTATACCGCACAGGCGCTGCATGAGGAGCCGTTTGATGCCGCCAGTTTCAGCCTGACCGGGGAGCTGGCGACGGCGGTCGAGGAAACCTGGGATGGAGTAAAAGAGGCGTTCAGCCTTAGCGTGCTATCTAATCCCGTTGAGGCCAGCAAAGGCGACGGCGAGATGGCCGGCAGGGCGATGGGTGTGATGCACAGCAAATTTGCCAACGATGCCGCCGCCTATAGCTACCTGATTTTCGTGCTGCTGTACGTGCCCTGCGTATCGGTGATGGGCGCGATTGCCCGTGAAAGCAGCGGCCGCTGGATGCTGTTCTCTATATTCTGGGGGCTGAACCTGGCCTGGTGCCTGGCAACGCTGTTTTATCAGGTGGCGACCTTTAGTGAACATCCTCAGTACAGCACCATCGTGCTGCTGGCGGTATGTGCCTTTAATGTCGTGCTGTGGCTGGTGCTGCGGAGTATCACGCTCCCTGCATCGCCGCTGGCGGTCAGGCCCGTTGCTGAAAAGGGCTGCCCCGGCTGCCCCCGTAACGGCAGCTGTCACTGA